From the genome of Rhizobium binae, one region includes:
- the tnpC gene encoding IS66 family transposase produces MDLPVSDLPDDVDALKAMILAMAREQAANETRLAAAAAEVERLKAVEVSANERIANLTAILKVLQRTQHGKRSERLRLAVNDEQVSFAFEEVETGLAAIQSELHRATGDKPKRAPRPRKGFAAHLERIEEVIEPEIPADCAGLEKVLIGEDRSERLDVVPPKFRVIVTRRPKYAFRGRDGVVQALAPAHLIESGLPTERLLAYIAVSKYADGLPLYRQEAIYVRDGVEVSRSLMAQWMGHLGFELQMVADYILDRVKEGERVFADETTLPTLAPGSGKTTKAWLWAYARDDRPYGGTSPPMVAYRFEDSRGGDCVARHLAGFSGILQVDGYSAYTSLAKTRAKTGSNEPIQLAGCWAHLRRKFYDLHISGVSQAATESIVAMTELWKFEDEVRGKNAESRAARRQEESAAIVASLFELWEKELGKVSGKSKTAEAIRYALTRREALERFLTDGRIEIDSNIVERAIRPQTITRKNSLFAGSEGGGRTWATVATLLQTAKMNGVDPLDWLSQTLTRIAQGWPASEIEALMPWNFKPDVIG; encoded by the coding sequence ATGGATTTGCCCGTTTCCGACCTGCCAGACGACGTCGATGCGCTGAAAGCGATGATCCTTGCGATGGCGCGCGAGCAGGCTGCGAACGAGACCCGGCTTGCAGCCGCGGCGGCAGAGGTCGAGCGGCTGAAGGCCGTCGAAGTGAGCGCCAACGAACGGATCGCCAACCTCACGGCGATCCTGAAGGTTTTGCAGCGCACGCAACATGGCAAGCGATCCGAGCGGCTGCGCCTGGCCGTCAATGACGAACAGGTTTCCTTTGCGTTCGAGGAGGTCGAGACCGGCCTTGCGGCAATCCAGAGCGAACTCCACCGCGCGACCGGGGACAAGCCGAAGCGCGCGCCGCGTCCGCGCAAGGGCTTTGCCGCTCATCTCGAACGCATCGAGGAGGTTATCGAGCCGGAAATCCCGGCCGACTGCGCGGGGCTGGAAAAGGTTCTGATCGGCGAGGATCGCTCCGAGCGGCTGGACGTGGTGCCGCCGAAGTTCCGGGTGATCGTGACGCGCCGCCCCAAATACGCTTTCCGGGGCCGCGACGGTGTAGTTCAGGCCCTGGCGCCGGCACACCTTATCGAAAGCGGCCTGCCGACGGAGCGGCTGCTCGCCTATATCGCCGTGTCGAAATACGCCGACGGACTTCCGCTTTACCGGCAGGAGGCGATCTATGTGCGCGATGGCGTCGAGGTCAGCCGGTCGTTGATGGCGCAGTGGATGGGGCATCTGGGCTTCGAATTGCAGATGGTCGCCGATTATATCCTCGACCGGGTCAAGGAGGGCGAAAGGGTCTTCGCCGACGAGACGACCTTGCCCACGCTTGCCCCCGGTTCCGGGAAAACCACCAAGGCCTGGCTGTGGGCCTACGCACGCGATGATCGACCCTACGGTGGAACCAGTCCGCCGATGGTTGCCTATCGCTTTGAGGACAGCCGGGGCGGCGATTGCGTGGCGCGTCATCTCGCCGGATTCAGCGGCATCCTGCAGGTTGACGGCTACTCAGCCTATACCAGCCTGGCCAAGACGCGGGCCAAAACCGGCAGCAATGAACCCATCCAGCTCGCAGGCTGCTGGGCACACCTGCGGCGCAAGTTTTACGATCTGCACATCAGCGGAGTCTCTCAGGCCGCAACGGAATCGATCGTCGCCATGACCGAGTTGTGGAAGTTCGAGGACGAAGTCCGCGGCAAGAATGCCGAGAGCCGCGCGGCGCGACGCCAGGAAGAATCCGCGGCCATCGTCGCCAGCCTCTTCGAGCTCTGGGAAAAGGAGCTTGGCAAGGTCTCGGGAAAATCCAAAACCGCCGAGGCGATCCGCTATGCGCTCACCCGGCGAGAGGCGCTGGAACGCTTTCTCACGGACGGTCGCATCGAGATCGACTCCAACATCGTCGAACGGGCGATCAGGCCCCAAACGATTACGAGAAAGAACAGTCTATTCGCCGGCAGCGAGGGCGGTGGACGAACCTGGGCGACGGTGGCCACCTTATTGCAAACGGCCAAAATGAATGGCGTCGATCCGCTCGACTGGCTCTCGCAGACCTTGACCCGCATTGCTCAAGGCTGGCCAGCATCCGAAATCGAAGCGCTCATGCCCTGGAACTTCAAGCCTGACGTTATCGGCTGA
- a CDS encoding M23 family metallopeptidase: MMTEKMMIRSLGNEPPLLADGRRAPDKREVSLRWLSGTFLTGITSSVLMGVALFAALDGRQQLAIPAEAYASAAAEADQDTAVVRGGRLIAPAIAAKPSDRAIMEVSTVVHDGEKEVVRRQPFAHVKMTLAANHVATEDYPDFDPLAIFSADEPQPAPQSRTGAIYGSDVESEVSLKTIAFPTGKTGMKMASGLSLEEVEENVRSNGSVLTDGNTQLAALYYVDPRRFSNEDADVDLTAGLSARVLEQNMTVSAPESITPQTEEFADDILPVRADAPIAKALTDSGYPQQYADGIAGIIAQQLGASDLEKGDVLRIGIIQKGEQAKIIRASVYRGTRHLVTVAVDDKGKYVPGSEPPMLDAIATAFDDNSFAPAPGQNLPRVYDGIFRAALSYGMTKDMTALIIKLLASNVDFQAQLRPTDTLEAFFSVADSTGQATEDSELLYVNARFGDTQTRFYRFQDPEDGTVDYFDENGKSIRQFLLRNPVPNGIFKSGFGMRRHPILGFARMHTGVDWAAPRGTAIIAAGNGTVEKAGWDSGGYGNQTIIRHANGYESSYNHQSAIAKGVVPGAKIRQGQVIGWVGTTGESTGPHLHYELIVNGTKVDPLRIRLPGGKSLQGEALAKFEDERKRIDTLLNNQTPDQVASK; the protein is encoded by the coding sequence ATGATGACGGAGAAAATGATGATCCGCTCGTTGGGCAACGAGCCTCCGCTTCTGGCCGACGGCAGGCGTGCGCCTGACAAGCGCGAGGTTTCCTTGCGCTGGCTCTCGGGCACGTTCCTCACCGGCATTACATCTTCCGTCCTGATGGGTGTGGCCCTGTTTGCCGCGCTTGATGGCCGCCAGCAGCTGGCGATCCCTGCCGAAGCCTATGCGAGTGCTGCCGCGGAAGCGGATCAGGATACGGCCGTCGTCCGTGGCGGCCGGCTGATCGCGCCCGCCATCGCCGCAAAACCGTCCGACCGGGCGATCATGGAAGTTTCGACCGTCGTCCACGACGGCGAAAAGGAAGTCGTGCGCCGCCAGCCCTTCGCGCATGTGAAGATGACGTTGGCCGCCAACCATGTCGCGACCGAGGACTATCCCGATTTCGACCCCCTGGCGATCTTCTCCGCCGACGAGCCACAGCCTGCCCCGCAAAGCCGCACCGGCGCAATTTACGGCTCCGACGTTGAATCCGAAGTCAGCCTGAAAACCATTGCCTTCCCGACCGGCAAGACCGGCATGAAGATGGCCTCCGGTCTGTCGCTGGAGGAGGTCGAAGAAAATGTGCGTTCCAACGGTTCCGTGCTGACCGACGGCAACACGCAGCTCGCGGCGCTCTATTACGTCGACCCGCGTCGTTTCTCCAACGAGGATGCCGATGTCGATCTGACCGCGGGTCTCTCCGCCCGCGTGCTCGAACAGAATATGACGGTCTCCGCACCGGAATCGATCACGCCGCAGACAGAGGAATTCGCCGACGACATCCTGCCGGTGCGCGCCGACGCACCAATCGCCAAGGCGCTGACAGATTCCGGCTATCCGCAGCAATATGCCGATGGCATTGCCGGCATCATTGCCCAGCAGCTGGGAGCCAGCGACCTCGAAAAAGGCGACGTGCTGCGTATCGGCATCATTCAGAAGGGTGAACAGGCAAAGATCATCCGGGCGAGTGTCTATCGCGGCACCCGCCATCTGGTCACCGTGGCTGTCGACGACAAAGGCAAATATGTGCCCGGCAGCGAGCCGCCGATGCTTGACGCCATCGCCACCGCCTTCGATGACAATTCCTTCGCGCCGGCGCCCGGCCAGAACCTGCCGCGCGTTTATGACGGCATCTTTCGCGCCGCTCTTTCCTACGGCATGACGAAGGATATGACCGCGCTGATCATCAAGCTGCTTGCCAGCAATGTCGACTTCCAGGCGCAGTTGAGGCCGACGGATACGCTCGAGGCCTTCTTCTCCGTCGCCGACAGCACCGGCCAGGCGACTGAGGATTCCGAACTGCTCTACGTTAACGCCCGTTTCGGCGATACGCAAACGCGCTTCTACCGCTTCCAGGATCCCGAGGACGGCACGGTCGACTATTTCGACGAGAACGGCAAGAGCATCCGCCAGTTCCTGCTGCGCAACCCGGTCCCTAACGGCATCTTCAAATCCGGTTTCGGCATGCGCCGGCACCCGATCCTCGGTTTTGCCCGCATGCATACCGGCGTCGATTGGGCGGCACCCCGCGGCACGGCGATCATCGCTGCCGGTAACGGTACGGTCGAGAAAGCCGGGTGGGATTCCGGTGGCTACGGCAACCAGACGATCATTCGCCATGCGAACGGCTATGAATCCTCCTACAATCACCAAAGCGCCATTGCCAAGGGCGTCGTGCCCGGCGCCAAGATCCGCCAGGGCCAGGTGATTGGCTGGGTCGGCACGACAGGCGAATCCACTGGCCCGCATCTGCATTACGAGCTGATCGTCAACGGCACCAAGGTCGACCCGCTGCGCATTCGCCTGCCAGGCGGCAAATCCTTGCAGGGCGAGGCACTGGCAAAATTCGAGGATGAGCGCAAGCGCATCGATACGCTGCTGAACAACCAGACGCCGGATCAGGTGGCGAGCAAGTGA